In Papaver somniferum cultivar HN1 chromosome 1, ASM357369v1, whole genome shotgun sequence, a genomic segment contains:
- the LOC113293117 gene encoding triacylglycerol lipase 1-like, giving the protein MKPFISLFLFFLFVGFRVQYSSSLRGGQEINFRQLSRSSKLQGQGSLCSVLIEPSGYPCSEHSVKTDDGYVLALQRVSADRKGHIKRKSFGPPVLLQHGLFMGGDSWFLNSKEQSLGYILADQGFDVWVGNVRGTHWSHGHVSLSVENKEFWDWSWQELALYDLAEMIKYVHAITNSKVLVVGHSQGTIMSLAAFTRSDIVGMVEGAALLSPISYLSHCTAPLVLDMVRMHLDKMILALGIHQLNFRSERGVQIMDSICDEHVDCSDLLVSITGKNCCFNNSRVDDYLTYEPHPSSTKNLNHLFQMIRKGKFAMYDYGPWRNLKQYGHLDPPEFNLADIPKSLPLWIGYGGTDALADVTDVKHTLKELKCSPELLYLEDYGHIDFLLSVSAKQDVYDSMIKFFRSFGATSDSS; this is encoded by the exons ATGAAACCTTTCATTTCCCTCTTTCTATTCTTTCTGTTCGTCGGATTTAGGGTTCAATATTCATCCTCCCTGAGAGGGGGTCAAGAGATAAATTTCAGACAACTCAGTAGATCATCAAAGTTACAAGGTCAGGGCAGTTTATGTTCTGTGCTGATTGAACCTTCTGGTTATCCATGCTCCGAACACAGT GTTAAGACAGATGATGGATATGTGTTAGCTCTTCAACGGGTGTCAGCTGATCGTAAAGGGCATATTAAAAGGAAATCATTTGGTCCTCCAGTTCTTCTTCAACATGGTCTATTCATG GGAGGAGATTCATGGTTTTTGAATTCCAAGGAACAGTCTCTGGGCTACATTCTTGCAGATCAGGGATTTGATGTATGGGTTGGAAATGTACGTGGAACTCATTGGAGCCATGGGCATGTTTCTTTATCTGTTGAAAATAAG GAGTTTTGGGATTGGAGTTGGCAAGAACTGGCTTTGTATGACCTTGCGGAAATGATCAAATATGTTCATGCCATAACAAACTCCAAAGTTCTTGTCGTTGGGCACTCACAG GGAACCATCATGTCTCTAGCTGCTTTCACTAGGTCAGATATAGTGGGCATGGTTGAAGGTGCTGCTCTTCTTTCTCCTATATCTTATTTGAGTCACTGCACAGCTCCATTAGTACTTGATATGGTTAGGATGCATCTTGATAAG ATGATTCTTGCACTGGGAATTCATCAGCTTAATTTTCGAAG TGAACGGGGAGTCCAGATCATGGATTCTATATGTGATGAGCATGTGGACTGTAGCGACTTGCTAGTGTCTATTACAG GAAAGAACTGTTGCTTCAACAACTCCCGTGTGGACGATTATCTTACATATGAACCTCACCCGTCATCAACAAAAAACTTGAACCATCTATTTCAAA TGATCCGCAAAGGCAAATTTGCCATGTATGACTATGGACCATGGCGAAACTTAAAACAATATGGTCATTTGGATCCCCCGGAATTCAATTTAGCAGACATACCTAAGTCATTGCCATTATGGATAGGTTATGGAGGTACAGATGCATTAGCAGATGTAACAGATGTAAAACACACTCTTAAGGAACTGAAGTGCAGTCCAGAATTGCTTTACCTCGAGGATTATGGTCATATCGACTTCCTTTTAAGTGTTAGCGCAAAACAAGACGTATATGATAGTATGATTAAATTCTTTAGGTCATTTGGAGCAACTTCAGATAGTTCTTAA